GCAGTTCGACGAGGCCGCCGACCGGCCAGCCGCCACCCGGCAGCTCGGCCGACAGCGGCGCGAAGCCCGTGTCGATCGTGCGCGGACCGCCGCGCGCGAGCTGCGAGCCACGCCAAAGGGACGGATGAAGGGATTCAGGAGCAATGGAGGATGCGAGCATGACGCCACCCACAACTGTATGGATATACAGTATATGGCAATGCGTCCGCGCCGCACAGCACCGGTGTAAAACCGGTTTTCGTCGGAAGAAATCAGGGAAAAGCCGGCGCGCCCGTCATGTCACGGCGCGTCGGCCGGTCAGAGGCCCGTCAGCCGAGCAACAACGCGTCGTCGTCGAGCTGTTCGTGGCGCACTTTCTCGAACATCTGCAGCAGATCCGGCACATCGAGCCCCTTGCGCGCGTCGCCCGACACATCGAGCACGACCTGCCCTTGGTGCAGCATCACCGTGCGGTCGCCGTAGTCGAGCGCCTGCCGCATGCTGTGCGTGACCATCATCGTCGTCAGCTTGCTCTCGGCGACGATGCGCGCGGTCAGCTCCAGCACGAACGCGGCCGTCTTCGGGTCGAGCGCGGCCGTGTGCTCGTCGAGCAGCAGGATTCGCGACGGCCGCAGCGACGCCATCAGCAGGCTCACCGCCTGCCGCTGGCCGCCCGACAGCAGCCCGATCCGGTCGGTCAACCGGTTTTCCAGCCCGAGGTTCAGCAGCCGCAGCTTGTCGCGGAACAGCTCGCGCGACGGCCGGTCGAGCGCCGCGCGAAAACCGCGCCTCGTGCCGCGCGCCATCGCGAGCGCCATGTTCTCCTCGATCGTCAGCGCCTCGCAGGTGCCGGCCATCGGGTCCTGGAACACGCGCGCGACGAGGTGCGCGCGATCCCACGCGGCCTTGCGCGTGACGTCCGTGCCGTCGATCGCGATGCGCCCCGCATCGACGCGCTGGTCGCCGCTGACCGCATTGAGGAAGGTCGACTTGCCGGCGCCGTTCGAGCCGATCACCGCGACGAACTGGCCGTCGGGAATCTCGAGCGACAGCCCGCGCAGCGCGCGCGTCTCGATCGGCGTGCCGGGATTGAACGTGAGTTTGAGATCGTGTGCGGACAGCATGTCATGCCCCTCCGTTCTTGCGCGCGAACAGCTTCTTGCGCGTCGCCGGCAGCACCAGCGCGATCGTGACGAGCGCGGCCGTCACGAGGTTCAGGTCCTGCGCCTTCAGGCCGATGAATTCGCTGTTCAGCGCGAGCGCGATGAAGAAGCGGTAGACGATCGCGCCGAGCACGACGG
This DNA window, taken from Burkholderia cenocepacia, encodes the following:
- a CDS encoding ABC transporter ATP-binding protein; translation: MLSAHDLKLTFNPGTPIETRALRGLSLEIPDGQFVAVIGSNGAGKSTFLNAVSGDQRVDAGRIAIDGTDVTRKAAWDRAHLVARVFQDPMAGTCEALTIEENMALAMARGTRRGFRAALDRPSRELFRDKLRLLNLGLENRLTDRIGLLSGGQRQAVSLLMASLRPSRILLLDEHTAALDPKTAAFVLELTARIVAESKLTTMMVTHSMRQALDYGDRTVMLHQGQVVLDVSGDARKGLDVPDLLQMFEKVRHEQLDDDALLLG